In the Silvanigrella aquatica genome, AAAAATGGGTGAATTAAGTTTAATGCATATTGAAGCTCAAAAATCTGAAATTGCAAAGCAGAATTTTTTAGCTACAATGAGTCATGAAATCAGAACACCCGTCAATGGTATCATTGGACATGCTGAACTATTAAGCGACACTGAAATAACTGAAGAGCAACAACGACTTTTAAGCATGATCACAATTAGCAGTAATAATTTAATGAAACTCATTAATGAAGTTCTTGATCTCCCTAATTTAATTTCTGGACATATCATATTAAGTAAGGAAAATATTTCTGTATCATCACTTGTCGAAAGCGTCATTGATGTCGTAAGTCCTAAAAGCTTTGAAAAAGGACTTGATCTCACCTATTTTATTGAGCCCTCCGTACCTATTGAATTCATCGGCGATCAAAAAAGAATAGGTCAAATATTGCTGAATTTATGTAATAATGCTCTTAAATTTACTCAAAAAGGAGAAGTTTTTATCGGCGTTACTCAAATTGATCAACCCGATGAAAATCACGCTGAATTATTATTTGAAGTAAAAGATACAGGAATAGGAATTCCGGCAACAAAAATAAAAATGCTATTTAAAGCATACTCCCAAACAGATGCCTCCATATCAAGAAAATTTGGAGGAACAGGACTCGGCCTTGCTATTTCTGCGCAACTCATAGAACTGATGAAAGGTCGCATTTGGGTTGAAAGTGTGATTGGAAAAGGAACAAGATTTTTATTCACTTTAAACTGTGAAATTCCTAAAGAACCCTCATCACATCAATTGGATGTCAGTCACTTTCAAGGGTTAAAATGTTTAGCTATTTCTGAAAATCCAACTATGAGATATATTTTAGGAAGACGCTTTAAACAGTGGAAAATGATCACAAAAATTGTTTCTAATTTTGAAGAAGCCCAAAACACAATTGGAATAGAAGAATTCCGAATATTAATTGTTGATATTGTAAGTGAAAGTAAAAAGGCTGCCTTATTTCTGAAAGTAAATTATATTAATCCTTCAGGAAGAATTCCTTCAATTGCTTTAATATCTTTGGGAAAAAATGCAACACCCGACCTGCATTTGATTGCAAATGAGACTATAACAAAACCTTTAAAGACAGAAATACTTGCCAAGACAATTACTAAAATAATTCGTCAAAAAGAAACCACTAAAAATGTTCCCTTAACAATTCAACCTCAAAATGAAATCCCTTCAAACGAATGGAATAAACTCATTCCACCTGAAGCTGCAAAAAAATTAAAAATACTAGTAGCGGAAGATAATCCTGTAAACCAAAAACTTATTAAAAGCGTTTTAATAAAAATGGGATTTACTCCTACGCTAGTTGAAAATGGAAAACTCGCTGTTGAAGAAGAACAAAAAGAAAAATTTGATCTTATTCTTATGGATTTACAAATGCCAGAAATGGATGGATTAAATGCAACAAAAAATATAATTATTAATTCAATTAATAGAAAGAGACCTCGGATTATTGCACTAACTGCTAATGCAATGCCTGGTGATAAAGAAAAATGTCTCGATGCTGGGATGGATGATTACATTTCAAAACCAATTCAATTTCAAATTTTATCCGAAAAAATATCACAATGGGTTCCTATTGAAAATATTCCATCTCAAATTCAAAATAATATAGAAGATAAAAATATGAATATTAAAAACACTGATCAAAATAAAACCGATAACTTAAAAATTCTTGTTGCAGAAGACAATCCTGTAAATCAAAAACTTATAATAAGTATATTAAAAAAACTAGGCTTCACAGCAACTCTTGTAGAAAATGGTGCTTTAGCATTTGAAGCAGCAACAAAAGAAAAATACGATATTATTATTATGGATCTTCAAATGCCCGTCATGGATGGATTAGAAGCAAGTCGTAACATAAAAGCAAGTGATAAAATAAATCCTAAACCCGCCATTATTGCTTTAACTGCAAATGCTATGGAAGGCGACAAAGAAAGATGCTTAGCGGCAGGAATGGATGATTACATGACAAAACCTATCCAAATCAAAATACTTGAAGAAAATATTAAAAAGTGGGGAACGAAATCGTGAGCTCATAAATTAAGGAATAGGAAATTAAAATGATATCGCAAGACTTTTTTTTATGGAAAATACCTTATTTTTTAATAAATAAGACTTTAATGATTAGTTTATTAATAATATCGATAACTACTATTATTTTTAATAAATATTATTTTAGCTACGAAATAATGTTAACAATATCTTGTATATCTGCCTGGATAATTACCATAACATATTTTTTATTTCGCCTAGTATACTTCAGTGGCATAAACCAATATTTATTTTACTCTAAATTAGCTGCTATTTTTGCCATACTTTGCTGGACAGACATAATCATTACAATAACTAATGAAGAAAACTTAATAAAAATTGCAACATACATTGAAAAAATACCTATGCTCATATTTTATTTATCCGTTCTAAAAAACAAGAAAAAATACAATATGAAAGTAGAAAGAATGGAACCCTGGATTGCTGCCATTTATTATTTAACTATTCCGATTATTCTGATATCAATTTATTCTGCGCTATTTTCTAATAGGACAGCAAATTTTATTGCCGAAATTATTTTATTATATATTTATATAATTGCTCTTTTTCATGCTTTTACGGTATCAATTTTTGAATATTGTCGTCTTGGAAAACTACAAGACGATATGGAAAAAAGAAACGTAGAAATTTTACATTTTGCAGAAAAATCTAAAGAATCTACAAGACTCAAAGGCGAATTTTTAGCAAATATGAGCCATGAATTAAGAACACCTTTAAATGGAATTCTTGGCTCAGCAAATCTTCTTATAGGTACGAAATTAAATCAGGAGCAAAGAAATTACTTAGAAATTCTAAGAATATGCGGAAATAATTTACTTGTCATTATTAATGAAATATTGGACTACTCAAAAATTGAGGCTAATAAATTAGAACTAGAGCATATTCCATTTGATATTAATACCTGCATTGAAAATGTTTTTGAGTTGTTAGCGCCAGCTGCAGCGGCACAAGAAACAGAGCTCATATACAATATTGATTATAATGTTCCACAACAAATTATTGGTGATTACACTCGCATTCAACAAGTGCTCACTCACTTAGTCGATAATGCTATTAAATTTACAAAACAAGGCTATGCATTAGTCAAAGTCACAGCAAATCTCAATACAAATAACAAATATATTTTAAAATTTGAAGTTAGGGATACAGGCAGCGGTATTTCTAAAAAAGATATTAGTAAATTATTTAAATCATTTTCTCAAATTGATGATTCTTCTACTCGAAAATATGGTGGAACAGGACTCGGGCTCAGTATTGCTAAAAAACTTACAGAACTCATGGGAGGAAATATTGGTGTAAAAAGTGATTTAGGAAAAGGTTCTATATTTAATTTTACGGTTATAACAGATCCATTTAAACCAGAGTATGTTAATGAAGAAAATGACAAATCATTACAGAATAAAAAAATTCAAATTAAAAGCAAAATTATATTTATTATTGAAAAAAATGATGCCTTACTAGAGTCTCTTCGCAATAGTTGTGAAGGATGGGAAATGGAAACATATACAGCGCGCAGTTTCGAAGAAGCCTTACAAATTCCTACACAAATGCCACCACATTTTGTACTTATGACTGCAGAGGATGCTAATTATGAAAAATTTATTCATGATCTTTCTGGAAAATATTTGGATCAACAAATCATTTTTATTGGAATGCTAAAAAATTCTAACTCATATTATTCGGATGAAAAAATAATACCAAAGGAATTTGATGCGGTTATTTATAAACCTGTTCGGTACTCTCAATTATTTGATTGTTTTATTGAGAACTCATCAGCAAACCAAAAAGGGAAAATACCAGGAATAAAAGCGCAACAAAAAAGTGTTGCAGAATTATTTCCCTTACGCATTTTAGTTGCAGAAGATAATGTGGTGAACCAAAAACTAATAACGAATATGCTTAAAAAGTTTGGATATTTATGTGACATTGTTGCAAATGGCAACGAAGTTATCGAAGCACTTACCCGAAATAGTTATGATATTATTTTAATGGATGTTCAAATGCCAGAACTTGATGGCATTGAATCTACAAAAAGAATTATTGCCAAATATCCAAAAAGTTCCACCCGACCGCACATTATTGCGATGACCGCACACGCACGGGGTGCCGAAGGTCAAATCTGTTTAGATGCTGGTATGGAAGGCTATATTGGAAAACCAATCGATATGAAAGAACTCAAGCAGGTGCTTGAGTTTTGGGGAAATAAAGCAAATAAAATGAAAACTTCTGCTTAATTTTGCAATCCCGGAGGAGGTGCAGGCAATCCGTATTCATAGTTTTTAGCACCTGGTTTAGCTCCCTTGGGAAGCTCGTCATCATCAGCAGAATTTAAATTAGATTCATAGGAATTGTCTAATTTTTCAGAAAAACTTGATAAGGGAACAGGGGTCACAGGACCATTTTGTTTTTGTGTTTTCTCATTTTCATTTTGTTCACTCACCCCAAGACTTATGACAGGAGTTTGCGGAGGTGGTACGGGATTATAAAATGCCACTCTTCTTTTTGGTATAAAAACACCGTCTGATAAAGAACCTGATAGATAAATTTTAAATAAACGTTGCCCCGTATCGGAGTAGTCGTTGGCATAAGGATTTTCAGGTTGTCCATTGGCATTTTCATCCTCTGGTTCTTGAGCGGATAAAGAGATTCCCGAATTAATGGGGACAACAACTTGAGATAAGCCTGAACCATAATCAAATGGAATGGAATGAATTTTTTTATCTGCTAAATACTTCCAATCCAATTTTTCTGCAAAATCTTGTCCCTTGATAATAGCATGAGCAATTTCTTCCCAAGCAGGAATAGCACCGCCCCCATAAACACGATATCCTTTTCTAACCATGGGTTCATTGCTGTCATAACCAATATAGGAAGCAATCGTATAAGCATTATCTGATGATAAAATATCACCTTTTGCAACCGGATAAGGTAAGAAACCAACATAGGTTCCGTTTTTGTAATCATTCGTTGTTCCGGTTTTTCCAAATACAGGAATTTTAATTTGTGCTAACAATAGTTGCTTATCAACATCTTCTTTTTCTGAGCGCAAAATCATACTCTTATTTAGGACGTAAGCCGTACCTCCGGTGACAGTACCACGTAATGTATTTAAAGTAGGGGCTGAATAAAAATTATCTGAAAATTGATATTCCTTTGCTTTTGCTTCCCAAAGTAAATTACCACTGGCATCTTCAATTCTTTTAATTAAAACCAATTGATTAGGTTGCACAGTATTAAAGTAACGATATGTCTTTCCTGTTAAAAATGTTTGATACATTAAGGCTAAATCAGCTAAAGTAACATCATTAGACCCTAATGGAAAAGATTGAACCCATTTTAAAGGCTGCTGCACTCCCATATCATTAACCATATTTGCCGCATAATACATACCTAGAGAATAACGAAAATCATCATTCCAATATAATCTTTCAATGGGTGGAGCATTTTGTATATCCTTCCATTTTTTTGCCAATTCCGAATTAATAGAATCAATTAATGATAAAGGAATAACGCCATCAAGCATCACATTTGAAGAATTTAACACACTCGAATTGCTTCTGATCAAAGTTAAAAGCGAATCTAAACTCAAAGGAGTGATATTCATTCCTTGCACTAAATTACTCGTAATATCAGGACGCCAAGGATTCTGAGATAAAAAGACTAAATTATCATCCTCTGTTTTAGCAAAAGATAAAAAGAAATCACGATCAAGTTCTGTCACGGGTGAACCAGAAACAATTTGATTTAAAGACTCAATAGCCTTTCTTGCTTGTGCTGCTGTCCGATTCCATCTTAATAAATTATTTCTTAATATATTTAGGCGAAGTTCTTTTTCTTTTGGCTGCAGTTCTTTATCATCATTTATAAATTGCTCTTCTTTTTCAAAGGTATTTCCATAATGAAGAGTTCTTAAAAAAACTTTTAATCTTGAATTTGCAATAATATTTAAATCGGAAAGCATATTTGATTTTATTTTTTCAAGAATACCACTTTTAAGGTAAATTTCATTATCTGGAGTAGCATTAAATTTATTTGCAATTAAAGCAAGACTTTGCTCATTTGATTTTCCATTGCCTGTAATATCTAAAAAATTTAGTAAATCAAGATATTGATCATAACTTAACTTGTCTAATAAATGTTTTAAAATCCAAATACTCGCTAAGTTTTCTGATTTTGCTCCTGCCCCTAAAATTGTTGTTTCCATACTCGTGATAGCATGATCGGGTCGCGGAAAATAAAATTTGCCTTGCCAAGTAAACACATCTCGAATATTCGATAAAGGATCGAGTACAGACCAGCCTAGTTGCTGAGCGGCATAATACACAGGTAATTTGAATGAAGAACCAGGCTGTCTTTCGGCAAAAATAGCGCGATTGTATTCACTAGAAGAAAAGCCACCCGCCATAGCAATAATTTTACCTTTATCCAATACAATAGCAGCACCTTGGACACGGGGACGCACTTCTAAATCACAAAACATTTGACCATCAGGTTTAATTTTATTGACACTCGTTAAAACATATTGACCTAAATGAATATTATTTAATAAGGATTCTAATGATTTCTTTTTGCCACGACGAAAAGCTTGATCCGTAATTAAGGCAACGCGATTAATAGCTTCGGTATCAATATTACATACAGGTATCCCAAAACTGATTTTAATATTTTCTTTGTCTGTTGTTTTATCAATAATCTCAACTTTTCCGACATAAAATGAATTTAATTCTGGCTTTTGAATATTAATAAAATTTGATTGTGGTTCCGCGCTAAAGCCATTTAAAATCATTTGAATGCGACTTAAGTTTTGACGAAGTCCATACTGTGCTGCATTTTGAATATCCTTTTCTAAAGTTGTAGTAATGCGAAGTCCCATAGTACCCACTTCATCAGCATTATTTGCTCCTATGGCAGATAATATTTCTGGTCTTATCAATTGCTTTGAAATAATTTGATTTACTGCCAATTCATTAAATTGAAAACGTCCCTGATTAAAGGGAATTTGCTCTTTTATAGCATCATCATATTGTTGTTTCGTTATTTTTTGAGTTTTTAACATTCTATCAAGCACATAATTTTTTCTAATAAAGGCTTCTTTTTTAGCTTTATCTTGCCCTGAAACCGAGGTTTTAGTGAAGGGATTATATTTTTCGGGACCTTTAACACTTCCTGCAATAAATGAAGATTCTACTAAGGAGAGATCTTCAACATTTTTATTAAAATAATATTTTGCAGCAACACCAACTCCTCTTCCATTTCCTGTCACATGAAATTGATTTAAATAAAATTCAAGAATTTGCTCTTTAGGATACATTTTTTCTAATTTAAAAGCATTTATCATTTCTTGAAATTTTGTATAGATATCAGTTTCCTTACGTCCATATAAATTTTTAACCGTTTGCTGCGTGATTGTGGAGGCACCTTGTCGGGTTCTAAAAATAATGTTATGTATTGCGGCTCGCAAAATTCCTTTGGGATCGATCCCAACATTGTTATAAAAATCTTCATCTTCAGCAGAAACAATAGCGTCTTTCATAGCTTGTGGAATTTGATCAATTGTAACATAAATACGATGCTCTTGGCCAAATAAACTTCCTAGTTGAGATTGCCCATCAGCATAATAGAGAACTGTTTCTTTTGATAAAATTTCTATAATTCTAGATTTTTCAAAATCGGAATAGTTTCCTGCGTAGACTTGCCAAGCCACATAACTAGCACCGATAAAAATAGGGAAACATGACAAAAAAATTAAAAACAAAAACAAAAAAATAATTTTTTTCATATGAACTCCAAAATCAAGCACTCTTATTCATGCCTTGCTTGCTTGATCAAAGCAACCTACTGTCATACAGAAAGCTAGTGTATGATAATTTTCCAGGCATACAAGAGGAGAAGCTGTGACATGATCCCTTCAGAACAATATTGGACATTTGACTTAAGCCCCTTTGTTTTTCAAGTAAAAAATTTAAACTTTAGTTGGGTCACAACTTGGTGGGGAATTTTATCACTCATCGTAATTTTTGGTGGAGGATTTTTTTTAATTTGGAATCAAATAAAAAAGTATAAGTATCAATTAGAAAAATCAAACTCCGAAAAAAACAATTCAATTCTATCAAAAAAAATCCATAATTTAGAGTTTATTCAGACTTCATTCCTATATTTCTTCGCTATTTTAGTTATTTTATATATTTTAAATATTATGAAAATAAATTGGGGTTTACGTTGGTATAGCACTATGTATTTAATAGGTTTTATTTCTGTTTACGTCGGATGCATGATATGGATCCGTAAAAAGACATTAATGTTAACAGAAAATATGCTTATGAATCTCATTACCTTAAGCATTATTGGGATGCTCGTAGGCGCACGATCAGCATATGTTTTTGTTTATAATTGGGACTATTATAAAACACACCCCTGGGAAGCGATTGCTACTTGGGAAGGAGGTCTGTCCTTTCATGGCGGCATTGTCGGTGTTTCCTTAGCAATGATGTATTACTGCTATAAAAATAAAATTCCTTTTTTCCATTTGACCGACAAGCTCGTTAGAATTATTCCCATTGGAATAGGTATGGGACGAATTGGTAATTTTTTAAATGGCGAATTATGGGGACGTCCCATCGAAAGTCATATTCCCTGGGGTATTATTTTTCCTGAGGGCGGAAATATCGCAAGACACCCTAGCCAAATATACCAAAGTTTAGCTGAAGGATGGGGTCTCTTTTTAACTCTTTATATTATTTCTCGCTGGAAACAAAAAGAAGGAACACTTTCAGCTTGTTTTATTATTTTTTATAGCTTGTATCGATTTATGGTTGAATACTTTAGAGCAGCAGATAAACAAATCAATTATTTTTATCTTTCAAATTTTTCTTGGAACCCACTCAATGCTTATCCCGATGTCCCTTGGTGGCAAGTTTTGACAATGGGGCAATTACTTTGTTTCTGTTTCCTTATTGCTGGTTGTATTTTTCTTTATTTTACTCGTAAAAATATTCTTGAATTTACACCCGAATGGTTAAAAAGAAACGATAACTTCTTTAAGCGAATAAATTTAGAAGTAGTTAAAAAATGATAACTTACAATCCGCCACAAGCGCCTCCGGAACAGTCTACATTGAGCATGCAGACATTCAATCCGGGAGATTTCAAACAAGATATCTACACTCTTCCCCTTGAAGGAGCTCTCGTCGGCGCCATATCTTATCTTTATACTCCTCGCTCTGTTTCCTTATGGCCATTTAATAGTGAAACAGCAGATGAAACTCCCAGACCTACAACTCTTCCCGCATCAATAATACTGCCTTTTGCCTTAGGAACAGCGGGGCTCGTTTTAGGAGGACTCACTTTAGCGAACGATGATTTTGCATTAGGAACACAGGTCAGAGGCTGGCTTCATGCTATTTTACTTACAGAATTGGCAACCTCAACGACTAAAGTTACATTTCAAAGAAAGAGACCCTTCTACGATTATAAAGAAAGTACCGAAGGTTCTACTTCAAATGATGATCGTTTTTCTTTCTTCAGCGGCCATGCTTCCCACGCCTTTTCCTTTGCCACATATTCCAGCGCACTTATGTTTGAATATTCTCGTTCCCCCTTATTAAGTTGGACTTATGCTACTGTCGCTTATGGAGCAGCCTCATGGGTCGCCTCCACGAGAGTAAAAGATCATGCCCATAACGCCAGTGACGTGATTGTAGGTGGTATAGTTGGTACCGCTATTGCAGCCGCCGTTTTTTATCGCGTAGAAGCAGTGCAAAAACAAAAAAAAGTAGCCTCTTCAAACCAAATCGAGTTGAAAGTCGTTCCATTTGCCTTTCATGATGAAACAAGCCAGCCTTGGTATGGCGCACATATTGAACTCAAAATCTAAAATATTTTTCTTATTTATATTTTAATTCTTTTATTTTCATATATTTTTATTATGATCTTAAATTGAGAGGATCTTTACCTTATGAAAATCTATAATTCTCCTTCCATTGGCGTGATTTGTTCTACTCAAAATGAAATACCCCTCCCATTTTTAAATCTTGCCTTTGAATTAGGACAATTTTTAAGTCAAAAGGGTTTTAAAATTAAAATTGCAGATCACAATTCGGGTATGGTACAACAATTATGCGAGGGAGTTTTCTCGAAAAATGGAAATATGAATTTCATGTCAACTCCCTACGAAAAAAATAGAACTACGGAGCTCATTCAGAAATCGGATTTATTTATTATACTTCCAGGAGGTTACGAGGTCTTAGAAAAATTAATTACCCTCATTAATTATAATAAAGAAACAAATCCGCCTAAACCAATTGTTGTTTTAGATTATATGAACTATTTTTCACCATTTTTAAATTGGCTGGAAGATATTGCAAATATAAATGCAATACAAAAACCTTCAGAAAGTTTTTGTATTGCAAGAATGATATCTGATCTTGAAAAAATACTAACATAAACAAGACAATGGGGAACAAATGTCTAAATTTAAAATTAAAAAATTTGTCTATTTATTCTTACTTTTTCAATCTTTTTTCTTAATAAAAAATATATATTGCCAAAACTCTGAAAACAAAATTACTCTTAAAAACACCTCAAATATTCAATTTGAAAAAAAATTTGAAAAAATTTTAAAAATAGCTTCAAAACAAAATCAATTTTCGGTACAATTTAAACAAGAAACTTATTCTGTACTCAGAGACAAAATCACAAAAGCGGAAGGTATTTTAAGCATTAAAAAGCCTGCTTCATTTCGCTTTGAAATAATTTCACCCCGCCAAGAAATTTATGTTTCCAATGAAAAATCTTTTTGGAAATATATCCCTGAATTAAAGCATGCTCAACATTTACAATCAAAATCAAATGAAATTGGCTTCGTAAACCTTTTGACAAATCTTTCGCAAATAAAAAAATATTATGAAATATCAGAATGGACAAATGAAGAAGCCGTTAAATTAAACCAGGACATAAATACCCCGCATGTAAAATCTGACACCCCACCACCACAAAATGACGAATATACCCTTTTGAAGCTAGTTCCTAAGGGAGACAAACAACAAAAAGTTTTATACGCTGTTATTCAGGTGAAGACAGGTTTCATACAAGAGCTACGCATCGTGCAGTTGAGTGGAAATCGCACAAGGCTTGAGTTTTCAAATTATTCACCTAAATCAATGTCAAATGATCTTTTTGATTTCATACCCCCGCAAGGAATTGCTGTGGATAATATATGATGGGAAGGAATGAATTACCTAGAGTCTATAAAATCAATTCTATCTTGGAAAGCCCTGCTTGACATTAGTCTTGTTGCATTTTTATTTTATCAAATCATAGCGCAACTAAAAGGAACAAGAGCAGCTCAAGTTCTTATTGGTATGCTTGTTATATTTATAACCTATGTGTTCTCAAGCATGCTACAGTTTGATACTTTGCATTGGATTATTAGTAAATTTTATTCTTCATTTATTATAGTCGTAATTGTTCTATTTCAAGATGATATACGAAGACTTCTAACTCGTTTTGGCAGAGGCCCCTTTTTCAGCGGTCTTGATGCTGTTTCGGGAGCTGCCATTATTGATGAAATTACAAATGCGGCAAAATCATTAAGCCATGAACGTATTGGAGCGCTCATTGTCTTCGAACGTTCAGTAGGATTGGACAAACTCTATGATCACAGCATCATGCTTGATGCTGTGATCACGGAACAGTTGCTAAGCAGCATTTTTCAATCTTTTTCTCCTTTACATGATGGTGCTGTTATCATTAAAAAAGATCGTATTAATTGTGCATCTGCACAATTACCGCTTTCAAAAAATCCTAGATTTTCCAAAAAAATGGGGACTCGTCATAGCGCTGCTGTAGGAATATCTGAAGAAACAGATGCTGTGGTTCTTGTTGTTAGCGAAGAAACGGGGAATATTTCAATCGCCTGGGAAGGAAATTTACAACGACAAAGCTCTATTGAAGCGGCTCGTAAAATGCTTTCTATTTTATTAATTCCTCGTGGTCAAAATTCAACACTAGTGAATTGGGTCGACAATTTTATTATATTTAATTATCATAAATTGATGAATAAATTAAAAAATGCTTTATTTAAAAATAAATTGCCTCAATTTGAAAATGAAAGAAAAAAATCATTTGATAAAACGGCTCCCTTGCATAAAAAAGTATCGTCTTTAGAGAGTTTCGCTCTTCAGCAAATAGAAAATGAAAATAGAATTGCATCAAATGTACCAAAAAATATTCATATTCGTTTTCCAAGAAGTTCCAAAATAAAAGATATAAAATCTTCAGATATTCAATTTATATCGAGCAATATATTAAATAAACATCAAAATTTATCAAACAGTAATCTTGACCCCTTAAGCTTAGAAGACAACTTAAATATGGATGAGAATTCAACTCAAGATGACTTCCCTAAAACCATGAATACCAGCGAAAAAAATAAAGCTTTGAAAGCCATTGTCGAAATTGCTCCCGAAGATCGCTTCGATCCCCCTATTCCGAAATCACCACCTCCCCGAGATATTTCCATTGGCGGAATTCCATTGGATCCCCCCATTGAAACCAAAAAAGAACCTGATGCTTTCGATAAAAACAATAAGGATGATAAAAAGTAATGGCTACAGGATCTCAAGAAAATACAACACTTGTTCGAGGATTATTTAAAACAATTACCAATAATTTTTGGTTAAAAGTTTTGTCATTGTTATTTTCTATTGTTATATTTTTTATTGTAAGAACAGACAAAGATTTAAGCTTCGAAAAAGTCGCTCGTATCAAACTTGTTACGTCACCCTCCATGGTTATTTTAGGAGCCAAAGAAAGAGCATTAGACGTTACAATTAAACAACAAAATTCTATATTTTCAATTTCACCCAGCGATTCCGAACTCACAGGAGAAATTGATATTATTAGTGAAACACCGGGAAGAGTACGCGTAAAAGTAGGTCGTGATAGTTTTCCTAATTTACCTAAGCAATATGCTATGGTAATTGAACGCCCCTATATTGATGTGGATATTGATAAACTGCAAGAAAAAATATTGCCCATTCAAGCCGTATTAAAAGGGGAGCCACATGCAGGATTAATGGTAGATCAAGTTAAAGTAACTCCTTCTCATATTAAAGTTTCAGGTGCGAGACAGCAATTAGCACGAACTCAAAATATATTTACACTTCCTATTATTATCGAAGGAATAAATAAAAATTTAATTACCGATGCTAATTTAGAGCTTGAAGAATCTTCCGCAATTAATGCAATTGAAAAAAGCGTTGTGGTTTCTATCACCCTAGGTCCTAAAAAATTCAATCGAACATTCCGTTCCGTCCCTATAGAAATTAAAAATATAAATAAAAAAACTCTTTCTAAAATTCAGTTACGCCCCCGCTCTATTGATGTTGAAGTTTCTGGACAAAGAGATATTCTAAATAAACTCGATCCCTCTGCCGTTCGGGTTTTCCTGGATGCATCAGGATTGAAACCAGGTTGGCAAGACAAACAACTTATATTAAAAATACCTGGAAATATTTCACTCGTAAAAATGCTTCCAGATACAATTTCAGTACATCTTAATCCTTAAAGGTTTTCATATGGCAAAATATTTTG is a window encoding:
- a CDS encoding response regulator produces the protein MFQLFEHILQNYSIKTRRNLIFCVITAALFIGFLPNYNISDIFYKKIETIIFIGNIITSISLISFFTLRKNFSKKLYSSINYFSQLLIILILIAQFSINNVNYLNNLKEIDAINNLLNFFIWNSLVLNISLIYTIEKNNNYEFNTKKISEPSQYIIYIILLIIPILNLYNIDYKIILSLAYIIPISKLITFLENTPKSDQKNEFIFLILFISLFFCSFQNALILNNNPNIFLNEISIFITLSILSYRNHLKLASEFHKIHEISIILARKMGELSLMHIEAQKSEIAKQNFLATMSHEIRTPVNGIIGHAELLSDTEITEEQQRLLSMITISSNNLMKLINEVLDLPNLISGHIILSKENISVSSLVESVIDVVSPKSFEKGLDLTYFIEPSVPIEFIGDQKRIGQILLNLCNNALKFTQKGEVFIGVTQIDQPDENHAELLFEVKDTGIGIPATKIKMLFKAYSQTDASISRKFGGTGLGLAISAQLIELMKGRIWVESVIGKGTRFLFTLNCEIPKEPSSHQLDVSHFQGLKCLAISENPTMRYILGRRFKQWKMITKIVSNFEEAQNTIGIEEFRILIVDIVSESKKAALFLKVNYINPSGRIPSIALISLGKNATPDLHLIANETITKPLKTEILAKTITKIIRQKETTKNVPLTIQPQNEIPSNEWNKLIPPEAAKKLKILVAEDNPVNQKLIKSVLIKMGFTPTLVENGKLAVEEEQKEKFDLILMDLQMPEMDGLNATKNIIINSINRKRPRIIALTANAMPGDKEKCLDAGMDDYISKPIQFQILSEKISQWVPIENIPSQIQNNIEDKNMNIKNTDQNKTDNLKILVAEDNPVNQKLIISILKKLGFTATLVENGALAFEAATKEKYDIIIMDLQMPVMDGLEASRNIKASDKINPKPAIIALTANAMEGDKERCLAAGMDDYMTKPIQIKILEENIKKWGTKS
- a CDS encoding response regulator, which produces MISQDFFLWKIPYFLINKTLMISLLIISITTIIFNKYYFSYEIMLTISCISAWIITITYFLFRLVYFSGINQYLFYSKLAAIFAILCWTDIIITITNEENLIKIATYIEKIPMLIFYLSVLKNKKKYNMKVERMEPWIAAIYYLTIPIILISIYSALFSNRTANFIAEIILLYIYIIALFHAFTVSIFEYCRLGKLQDDMEKRNVEILHFAEKSKESTRLKGEFLANMSHELRTPLNGILGSANLLIGTKLNQEQRNYLEILRICGNNLLVIINEILDYSKIEANKLELEHIPFDINTCIENVFELLAPAAAAQETELIYNIDYNVPQQIIGDYTRIQQVLTHLVDNAIKFTKQGYALVKVTANLNTNNKYILKFEVRDTGSGISKKDISKLFKSFSQIDDSSTRKYGGTGLGLSIAKKLTELMGGNIGVKSDLGKGSIFNFTVITDPFKPEYVNEENDKSLQNKKIQIKSKIIFIIEKNDALLESLRNSCEGWEMETYTARSFEEALQIPTQMPPHFVLMTAEDANYEKFIHDLSGKYLDQQIIFIGMLKNSNSYYSDEKIIPKEFDAVIYKPVRYSQLFDCFIENSSANQKGKIPGIKAQQKSVAELFPLRILVAEDNVVNQKLITNMLKKFGYLCDIVANGNEVIEALTRNSYDIILMDVQMPELDGIESTKRIIAKYPKSSTRPHIIAMTAHARGAEGQICLDAGMEGYIGKPIDMKELKQVLEFWGNKANKMKTSA